CGTTGAATGAGGTCATCTTGTTGATTGGAGTGGAAGGCGCTCAGACGCCCGTGGGAGGAAGGGACAGGTGAGAGCCCGGAGGCGCACGCCGAGGAGGCTCACGGACCGCCCGCAGGCAAGCGAAGCGCCTGGAACGGAAATCAACTGTAATTTGCACTTTCATTTTTTTAAAAAAGAAGCAAGGGCACTTTTTTTATGTCCCTTGCTTCTTTCTTATTAATCAATCATTCACAATTTTTGTTAAAAGCTCTTCATCAAACTGCTTGTTTTTTAACATGGCAATTTCATGTTTATATGGCGGCTTACGGTCTTTCTTATCTTCGCCGACATATGGTGTCTCCAAAATTTTAGGAATATGTTTCAATTGATCATGATGAACAATATAATTGATTGCATCAAACCCAATGTGTCCAAACCCGATGTTTTCATGGCGGTCTTTACTAGCACCACATGTATTTTTACTGTCATTTATATGAAGGACTTTCAGGCGGTCTAAACCAATGATATCGTCAAACTGCTTCAATACTCCATCAAAGTCATTTACAATATCGTATCCTGCATCATGTACGTGACAAGTATCCAGGCAAATAGAAAGCTTTTCATTCAAATGGACTCCATCAATGATGGCAGCAAGTTCTTCAAAAATTCGCCCACACTCAGAGCCCTTCCCTGCCATGGTCTCCAATGCAATTTGAACATTTTGCTCTTTTGTCAGCGCCTCATTCAACCCTTTAATAATCTGGCTGATACCCACTTCCGTCCCTGCACCAACATGCGCACCTGGGTGGAGGACAATCTGTTTTGCCCCGATTGCATCCGTTCTTCTTACTTCTTCAGCGAGAAAATTCACTCCGAGTTCGTAAGTTTCCGGCTTCTGGGAGTTACCAATATTGATGATATAAGGAGCATGTACAATGATTTCCTTTAATCCATGCTCTTTCATATGTGCAAGACCCGCTTCTATGTTAAGGTCTTCTATTTTTTTTCTTCGCGTATTTTGAGGAGCACCTGTATAGATCATAAATACGTTAGATCCGTAGGATGCAGCCTCTTCACTTGCTGCCAATAGCATCTTTTTCCCACTCATGGATACATGAGAGCCAATTAGTAAGTTTTCCACAACATCACCTCTTTTAAAATCAGTCTTTATTTTAACATAAGGATGCCGTGAAAGGTTATCCAGTTGCTCTTATTATCTCTTTTTCAAGCGACGTTGTCTTTTCTTGAATTGCTCTACTTCATATTTGTGTTTCTTTTTATAGCCTGGTTTAACTTTTGTCGATTTCTTTACGGATGTTTTTGCCGCTACATCGATTTCATTAATTTGTTTTTTACGGTTTTGTCTCTTGTTACGTGGACCGATTTCAACCAATTCACCATTTTTGAAATCAATTTGGGTAAACTCTATCCCCATCTTTTCAATCTGAGCAAGCGCATTCTCATCTGTTGGTTCGTAAAGTGTAATAGCATTACCGGAATAGTCTGCACGTGCAGTACGTCCAACACGGTGAACATAGAAGTCAAGATCTGACGGAAGCTCATAGTTGATGACATGACTGACACCTGCAATATCAATTCCTCTTGCCGCAAGGTCTGTTGCCACCACATATTGATATTCCAATTCATTGATTTGCTTCATCATTTTTTTGCGTTCACGAGGGTTGAGATCACCATGGATTCTACCTACTTTTAACCCTTGTTCTAGCAATGCATCTGCCACTTCATCTGCTTTTTTCTTCGTGTTGGTAAAAACAATTGCCAAATATGGGTTATATTCCACAAGTAAATCATGCAATAATTTCGTTTTACTTTTCGATTTCACTGGCATAAGCAGATGCTTGATTTTAGCTGCCGTTACTTGTTTTGGAGCAACATGTGTATACTTTGGATTTTCCATGTATTTACGTAAGAAAGGTTTTAGCTTTTCAGGGATTGTAGCTGAGAATACCATGATTTGAAGGTTTTTTGGCATTGCTGCAGCAACCTTATCGATATCTTCAATGAATCCCATATCAAGCATAAGGTCGGCTTCATCTACCACAATTGTTCTCGCCGTGTGGACTAACAGCGCATTTTCCACCATTAAGTC
This window of the Sutcliffiella horikoshii genome carries:
- a CDS encoding deoxyribonuclease IV, which translates into the protein MSGKKMLLAASEEAASYGSNVFMIYTGAPQNTRRKKIEDLNIEAGLAHMKEHGLKEIIVHAPYIINIGNSQKPETYELGVNFLAEEVRRTDAIGAKQIVLHPGAHVGAGTEVGISQIIKGLNEALTKEQNVQIALETMAGKGSECGRIFEELAAIIDGVHLNEKLSICLDTCHVHDAGYDIVNDFDGVLKQFDDIIGLDRLKVLHINDSKNTCGASKDRHENIGFGHIGFDAINYIVHHDQLKHIPKILETPYVGEDKKDRKPPYKHEIAMLKNKQFDEELLTKIVND
- a CDS encoding DEAD/DEAH box helicase, which encodes MNTTFEKFNVKPFILDAVKELRFQKPTEVQERMIPSLLNGESAIGQSQTGTGKTHAYLIPILSKIDPSLQEVQAVITAPTRELANQIYQEVLKITKFCSGEDMITARCYIGGTDKQRTIDRLKQQPHIVVGTPGRIKDLMVENALLVHTARTIVVDEADLMLDMGFIEDIDKVAAAMPKNLQIMVFSATIPEKLKPFLRKYMENPKYTHVAPKQVTAAKIKHLLMPVKSKSKTKLLHDLLVEYNPYLAIVFTNTKKKADEVADALLEQGLKVGRIHGDLNPRERKKMMKQINELEYQYVVATDLAARGIDIAGVSHVINYELPSDLDFYVHRVGRTARADYSGNAITLYEPTDENALAQIEKMGIEFTQIDFKNGELVEIGPRNKRQNRKKQINEIDVAAKTSVKKSTKVKPGYKKKHKYEVEQFKKRQRRLKKR